A stretch of Cellulosilyticum sp. I15G10I2 DNA encodes these proteins:
- a CDS encoding pyrimidine-nucleoside phosphorylase: MRMYEIIEHKKKGKALSKEEIDYVIQGYTSGIIPDYQMSALLMAIYFKGMNIEETSDLTLAMAKSGNMMDLSLIRGIKVDKHSTGGVGDKTTIVLGPLVAAAGVKVAKMSGRGLGHTGGTIDKLEAIPGFKVELTMDQFVEHVNKHHIAVVSQSGNLAPADKKIYALRDVTATVDNISLIASSIMSKKIASGAEAIVLDVKCGSGAFMKETEEAVNLAEVMVDIGNQVGRKTVAVISDMNQPLGYAVGNALEVKEAIETLKGHGPKDLTELTITLASHMLVLGEVCSDIKEAEIIIKEIIKNGKAIDKLKEWIALQGGDVNAVDNYELLGKSKYTEKIILEDTGYVYSINAEEIGRAALVLGAGRENKTSVIDLTVGVVIHKKIGDYIREGEAIATIYYNETAQQKAARSILTNAYVITQEVPKTPQLIYKFIG; this comes from the coding sequence ATGAGAATGTATGAAATTATAGAACATAAGAAAAAAGGAAAAGCCTTATCTAAAGAAGAAATAGACTATGTAATACAAGGTTATACTAGTGGGATAATCCCAGATTATCAGATGTCGGCGCTACTTATGGCAATTTATTTTAAAGGTATGAATATTGAAGAAACTTCTGATTTAACACTTGCTATGGCTAAAAGCGGAAATATGATGGATTTATCACTTATTAGAGGTATAAAGGTTGACAAGCATAGTACGGGAGGTGTAGGTGATAAGACGACAATCGTTCTAGGACCGCTTGTTGCAGCAGCAGGCGTTAAGGTGGCGAAGATGTCAGGAAGAGGACTTGGCCACACAGGAGGAACGATAGATAAGTTAGAAGCAATACCAGGATTTAAGGTAGAGTTAACTATGGATCAGTTTGTTGAACACGTTAATAAACATCATATAGCTGTTGTCTCTCAAAGTGGAAACTTAGCGCCAGCAGATAAAAAGATTTATGCACTTAGAGATGTTACTGCGACAGTGGACAATATTTCACTTATAGCAAGTTCTATTATGTCTAAGAAAATTGCATCTGGAGCGGAAGCTATTGTACTTGATGTGAAGTGTGGAAGTGGCGCTTTTATGAAAGAAACAGAGGAAGCTGTAAATTTGGCTGAAGTTATGGTGGATATTGGAAACCAAGTAGGCAGAAAAACAGTAGCTGTTATATCTGACATGAATCAGCCTCTTGGATATGCAGTAGGGAATGCTTTAGAAGTTAAAGAGGCGATAGAAACGCTAAAAGGTCATGGACCTAAAGATCTCACTGAACTAACAATTACACTAGCAAGTCATATGCTTGTCCTAGGAGAAGTGTGCAGTGATATTAAAGAAGCAGAGATCATTATAAAAGAGATTATCAAAAATGGAAAAGCTATAGATAAGTTAAAGGAATGGATAGCATTACAAGGAGGAGATGTTAATGCGGTAGATAATTATGAGCTATTAGGTAAATCAAAATATACAGAAAAAATTATTTTAGAAGATACGGGGTATGTTTATTCAATTAATGCCGAAGAGATAGGCAGGGCTGCATTGGTATTAGGTGCAGGCAGGGAAAACAAAACAAGTGTAATTGACCTTACTGTAGGGGTTGTTATTCATAAGAAAATAGGGGATTATATCAGAGAAGGGGAAGCAATTGCTACTATTTATTACAATGAAACAGCGCAACAAAAGGCAGCGCGCAGTATTCTGACCAATGCATATGTTATTACCCAAGAGGTGCCTAAGACCCCTCAACTCATTTATAAGTTCATAGGTTAG
- the lspA gene encoding signal peptidase II, translating into MTIITLLIISGLVILDQLSKLWAVAALGQGRDILLWKNIFHLTYIENRGAAFGMLQGKQWFLISMTILVLIAIIIYFRKIPSTPSGKWMKLSFVLIISGAIGNLIDRISLSYVRDFLYFRLIDFPVFNVADIFVVVGVGILLVVIIFGEIDTPQGAEE; encoded by the coding sequence ATGACGATTATAACATTATTAATCATAAGCGGCTTGGTTATTTTGGATCAACTATCAAAACTATGGGCAGTTGCTGCACTTGGACAAGGAAGGGATATTTTGCTATGGAAAAATATATTTCATTTAACGTATATAGAAAATAGAGGTGCAGCGTTTGGAATGCTTCAAGGAAAGCAATGGTTTCTTATTAGTATGACTATTTTAGTACTTATTGCTATCATTATTTACTTTAGAAAAATTCCATCTACACCCTCAGGAAAATGGATGAAGCTTTCATTTGTACTCATAATAAGTGGGGCAATCGGTAATCTTATAGATAGAATATCTCTTAGTTATGTAAGAGATTTCTTATACTTTAGATTGATCGATTTTCCAGTATTTAATGTGGCTGATATTTTTGTTGTAGTAGGAGTCGGGATTTTGCTTGTAGTTATTATTTTTGGAGAAATTGATACGCCCCAGGGTGCAGAGGAATAA
- a CDS encoding YggS family pyridoxal phosphate-dependent enzyme: protein MIKENLEKIRESIGKVSQKVNRSINDITLIAVSKTYPVSDIEQAIALGCRDFGENRVQELIDKIDKVDTPVNWHLIGNLQTNKVKYLIGKTKLIHSVDSIKLVQEIQKQSIKKGILTDVLLEVNVGRETSKHGILIEETMEYVKQISGLSHVRMKGLMTVAPYVENPEENRQIFRQLYDLSVDIQKQKLNNISTGVLSMGMSNDYEIAIEEGATMIRVGTNIFGDRNYTYSK, encoded by the coding sequence TTGATAAAAGAAAACCTGGAAAAGATAAGAGAAAGTATAGGTAAAGTTTCTCAAAAGGTAAATAGAAGTATAAATGATATTACCCTAATTGCAGTCTCGAAAACTTATCCCGTTTCAGATATTGAACAAGCAATTGCATTAGGATGTAGAGATTTTGGAGAAAATAGAGTACAAGAATTAATAGATAAAATAGATAAAGTTGATACACCTGTAAATTGGCATCTTATAGGGAATCTTCAAACGAATAAGGTAAAATATCTAATTGGCAAAACGAAGCTTATTCATTCAGTAGATAGTATAAAGCTAGTACAGGAAATACAAAAGCAGTCAATCAAGAAAGGTATTTTAACTGATGTATTGTTAGAAGTTAATGTAGGTCGAGAAACTTCCAAACATGGTATTTTAATAGAAGAGACGATGGAATATGTTAAGCAGATATCAGGACTTTCCCATGTTAGGATGAAAGGTCTTATGACGGTGGCTCCTTATGTAGAAAATCCTGAAGAAAATAGACAAATCTTTAGACAACTTTATGATTTATCGGTTGACATCCAAAAACAAAAGCTTAATAATATAAGTACAGGAGTATTATCCATGGGAATGAGTAATGACTATGAGATAGCTATTGAAGAAGGCGCTACGATGATTAGAGTAGGCACAAATATTTTTGGCGACAGAAACTATACTTATAGTAAATAA
- the aroB gene encoding 3-dehydroquinate synthase produces MKILKAVKSRPYDVCCTDNFEELKQSITTVCKPSSICIITDSHIAPIYLETVKSIVEQIAPTCVHVFEAGELSKNISVITPIFDTLLAHKIDRSSVIIALGGGVVGDIAGFAAATYMRGIPFIQIPTTVVAQNDSSIGGKVGVDYLKYKNIVGAFHNPLLVYINIRTLETLPARELIGGMSEVIKHALIYDAKLFEYLVAHKDQILALDKKIIKEMTFRSCKVKCDVVEADPKELGVRKILNFGHTVGHAIETLSAFKYSHGECVAYGIVVAAYMSYKRHLLDLKQVELIIEVCRKFGLLQSLDHYATADIWKHMAYDKKKSYGKVSFILLQDVAHTIIVTDVKEEDVEEAMKFLMKTCS; encoded by the coding sequence ATGAAAATATTAAAAGCAGTTAAAAGCAGGCCGTATGACGTTTGTTGTACTGATAATTTTGAGGAGCTTAAACAGTCTATCACTACAGTCTGTAAGCCAAGTAGTATTTGTATTATAACAGATAGTCACATAGCACCTATTTATCTTGAGACTGTTAAAAGCATAGTTGAACAGATTGCGCCAACTTGTGTTCATGTTTTTGAAGCAGGAGAATTATCCAAAAACATATCAGTCATTACACCTATTTTTGATACATTACTAGCTCATAAAATAGATAGAAGTTCAGTTATTATTGCGCTTGGGGGAGGTGTTGTAGGGGATATTGCTGGTTTTGCAGCAGCGACCTATATGAGAGGGATTCCTTTTATACAAATTCCAACAACTGTTGTTGCACAAAACGATAGCAGTATCGGTGGAAAAGTAGGTGTAGATTATTTAAAATATAAAAATATTGTAGGCGCATTTCATAATCCATTATTAGTTTATATTAATATTAGAACTTTAGAAACACTGCCTGCAAGAGAACTAATCGGCGGTATGAGTGAAGTCATAAAACACGCGCTTATTTATGATGCGAAACTGTTTGAATATTTAGTTGCGCACAAAGATCAAATACTTGCATTAGATAAAAAGATTATTAAAGAGATGACCTTTAGGTCTTGTAAGGTAAAGTGTGATGTTGTTGAAGCAGATCCAAAGGAATTAGGTGTTAGAAAAATTCTCAATTTTGGACATACCGTTGGACACGCTATAGAAACACTCAGCGCATTTAAATATTCTCATGGAGAGTGTGTAGCTTATGGCATAGTTGTCGCAGCTTACATGAGTTATAAAAGACATTTATTAGATTTAAAGCAAGTAGAGCTCATTATTGAGGTATGTCGTAAGTTTGGACTTTTACAGTCTTTAGATCATTATGCTACAGCTGATATATGGAAGCATATGGCATACGATAAAAAGAAATCTTATGGTAAGGTATCTTTTATTCTTCTGCAGGATGTTGCACACACAATAATTGTCACAGATGTGAAAGAAGAAGATGTAGAAGAGGCTATGAAATTTTTAATGAAAACGTGCAGCTAA
- a CDS encoding RluA family pseudouridine synthase has translation MAEQINIVSTDQEGIRLDKYLAEKLQDYTRSFLQKLIDEKHVTVNNKYESSKYKIKINDSILVEVPDPIEVNIVAEPIPIDIVYEDKDIIIINKPQDMVVHPAPGNYRGTLVNALLYHCKDNLSGINGEIRPGIVHRIDKDTSGLLMIAKNDKAHLKLSTLLKEHDISRKYHAIVYGVFKEMEGIVEAPIGRSHQDRKKMAITDGGRYAKTHYKVLETYKNFSYIELTLYTGRTHQIRVHMKHIGHPLLGDPVYGPQKLAFGIDMQMLHAKTLGFVHPSIGKYMEFDSDLPQYFTIMIDKLRKT, from the coding sequence ATGGCAGAACAAATTAATATTGTTAGTACAGATCAAGAAGGTATTAGACTAGATAAATACCTCGCGGAAAAATTACAAGATTATACAAGATCATTTCTACAAAAATTAATAGATGAAAAACATGTGACTGTAAATAATAAATATGAAAGCAGTAAATATAAAATTAAGATTAATGATAGTATCCTAGTTGAAGTTCCAGATCCTATAGAGGTTAATATTGTTGCTGAGCCTATTCCTATAGATATTGTCTATGAAGATAAAGATATTATTATTATTAACAAACCACAAGATATGGTTGTTCATCCTGCTCCAGGCAACTATAGAGGGACATTAGTAAATGCTTTGTTATATCATTGCAAAGATAATTTGTCCGGAATTAATGGTGAGATTAGGCCGGGTATTGTACATCGAATAGATAAAGATACTTCTGGGTTGCTGATGATTGCAAAAAATGATAAAGCGCATCTGAAACTATCAACACTCCTAAAGGAACATGACATTTCAAGGAAATATCATGCTATTGTTTATGGGGTCTTTAAAGAGATGGAAGGTATTGTAGAAGCGCCTATAGGGAGATCTCATCAGGATAGAAAAAAAATGGCAATAACAGATGGCGGAAGGTATGCAAAGACCCATTATAAAGTACTAGAGACTTATAAAAATTTTAGTTATATTGAGCTTACCTTATATACAGGAAGAACGCATCAAATAAGAGTTCATATGAAACATATAGGACATCCACTACTTGGAGATCCTGTTTATGGACCACAAAAACTTGCATTTGGCATAGATATGCAAATGCTGCATGCGAAAACATTAGGATTTGTTCATCCAAGTATAGGGAAATATATGGAGTTTGATAGCGACTTACCGCAATATTTTACAATAATGATTGACAAACTTAGAAAAACATGA
- a CDS encoding YlmH/Sll1252 family protein gives MKKPLHEIKDPKEKLFINILLEYSRKREVQKRAFFTEFYNVEWMKQVIQKHVGLTNMFAYQFFGGYEHAERQVLGFFPTYDTNFVFPIGCLKIIVKTGIGKALSHRDFLGALLGLGLERDIIGDIIIKPFGAYLIIKKSMIDYITCTLTSIGKYQNIELVEVSFSELELSVGSPQVKEINTTVASLRVDSVASVGFGISRTSCTKLIQNDKAKCNGILISPQHFLKEGDIITLRGYGKIKLKQVNGTTKKDRLHICIEKYI, from the coding sequence ATGAAAAAACCGTTACATGAGATTAAGGATCCCAAAGAAAAACTATTTATTAACATCCTTTTAGAGTATTCACGTAAAAGAGAAGTTCAGAAAAGAGCTTTTTTTACTGAATTTTATAATGTAGAATGGATGAAACAGGTTATTCAAAAACATGTAGGGCTAACCAATATGTTTGCGTATCAATTTTTTGGAGGATATGAGCATGCCGAAAGGCAGGTTTTGGGTTTTTTTCCAACATATGATACAAATTTTGTATTTCCTATTGGGTGTTTGAAGATTATAGTAAAAACAGGTATCGGTAAGGCTCTATCACATCGTGATTTTTTAGGTGCTTTACTTGGTCTTGGGTTAGAAAGAGATATCATAGGAGATATTATTATTAAACCTTTTGGAGCTTATTTAATTATTAAGAAAAGTATGATTGACTATATTACTTGTACATTAACAAGTATAGGCAAATATCAGAATATCGAGCTTGTGGAGGTTAGTTTTTCAGAGTTAGAGTTATCAGTAGGTTCCCCGCAAGTCAAAGAAATTAATACAACTGTTGCATCATTAAGAGTAGATTCTGTAGCATCAGTTGGATTTGGAATTTCGAGAACGTCTTGTACGAAACTTATACAAAATGATAAAGCAAAGTGTAATGGTATACTCATCTCGCCACAGCATTTTTTAAAGGAGGGAGATATTATTACATTAAGAGGTTATGGAAAAATAAAGTTAAAACAAGTTAATGGAACAACTAAGAAAGATAGGCTGCACATTTGTATTGAAAAGTATATATAA
- a CDS encoding phosphopentomutase yields the protein MKRVIWIVLDSVGIGAMPDAYQYGDEAANTLSHVYANCGGLDIKHMIELGLGNIDGIELLPNHIAPKGAFGRLAELSKGKDTTTGHWEMIGIYTKEPFPTYPNGFPKTLINTFENKIKGGIIGNYPASGTQIIEQLGEEHMRTGHPIVYTSADSVFQIAAHEEIIPLERLYEICEIARQMLVGEHEVSRVIARPFVGEPGQFVRTSNRRDFAVTPPVPNLLTYCQKDNIPVIAIGKIEDIFAKQGISQAIHTISNEDGIDTTVECMRRYKEGIIFTNLVDFDMKWGHRNDYRSYGQGLEEFDRRLPEILNLMTQEDILIITADHGCDPTTKGSDHTREYVPLIVVGEKIKAGFNLNTRSSFADIGQTLCELFGMKDLEIGTSFLKEILK from the coding sequence ATGAAAAGAGTAATATGGATTGTTTTAGATAGTGTAGGGATAGGCGCTATGCCAGATGCATATCAGTATGGCGATGAAGCCGCAAATACACTTTCACATGTTTATGCCAATTGTGGAGGATTAGATATAAAGCATATGATAGAATTAGGACTTGGGAATATTGACGGTATTGAACTTTTACCTAATCATATAGCACCTAAAGGGGCATTTGGAAGACTTGCGGAACTATCTAAAGGGAAGGACACAACTACTGGACATTGGGAAATGATAGGTATTTATACAAAGGAACCTTTTCCGACGTATCCTAATGGGTTTCCTAAAACACTAATTAATACATTCGAAAACAAAATAAAAGGTGGTATTATTGGTAACTATCCCGCTTCAGGGACCCAGATCATTGAGCAATTAGGTGAAGAACATATGCGGACGGGACATCCGATAGTCTACACCTCAGCTGACAGTGTATTTCAGATTGCAGCCCATGAAGAAATTATACCGCTTGAAAGGTTGTATGAAATATGTGAAATAGCTAGGCAGATGCTAGTTGGTGAACATGAGGTTTCCCGTGTTATTGCAAGGCCTTTCGTTGGTGAACCAGGACAATTTGTAAGAACTTCTAATCGTAGGGATTTTGCAGTAACTCCCCCGGTGCCTAATCTTTTAACTTATTGCCAGAAAGATAATATTCCTGTTATTGCTATAGGAAAAATAGAAGATATTTTTGCTAAGCAAGGGATATCGCAGGCTATTCATACTATAAGTAATGAAGATGGCATTGATACAACAGTAGAATGTATGAGACGGTATAAGGAAGGGATAATCTTTACTAATCTTGTGGATTTTGATATGAAATGGGGGCATAGAAATGATTATAGGAGTTATGGCCAAGGTTTAGAAGAGTTTGATAGAAGGCTTCCTGAGATATTAAATCTCATGACACAAGAGGATATTCTCATTATTACAGCAGATCATGGATGTGATCCTACTACAAAGGGATCTGATCATACAAGAGAATATGTACCCCTGATTGTAGTTGGGGAGAAGATTAAAGCAGGTTTTAATTTAAATACTCGATCAAGTTTTGCAGATATAGGGCAAACGCTCTGTGAGCTGTTTGGTATGAAGGATTTAGAAATTGGTACAAGTTTTTTAAAAGAAATTTTGAAATAG
- the xerD gene encoding site-specific tyrosine recombinase XerD, protein MQEYITLFLYYLKDVKSASNNTIQSYERDLKYFLKYLQQINITDMVKLTDKHINTYLESMTSAGKSTATISRTLASIRAFCQYLIHQQVLSENPAHIIALPKIDKKVPKILTEAQITCLLDQPNVNDIKGIRDRAMLELLYATGIRVSELIGLRVTDINLQQGYIICRDSQKERTIPIGKSAITALNQYIVQVRHVLLREHADNCLFVNCNGQRMTRQGFWKILKNYSKALNIAEDITPHMLRHSFAAHLVQNGANLKSVQQMLGHSDISTTQVYMQLNKETEELKDIYNKSHPRA, encoded by the coding sequence ATGCAGGAATATATCACGTTATTTTTATATTATTTAAAAGACGTTAAATCAGCATCCAATAATACCATCCAATCCTATGAGAGAGACTTGAAGTATTTTCTAAAGTATCTCCAACAAATTAATATTACGGATATGGTGAAGCTTACTGATAAACATATTAATACCTATTTAGAGTCTATGACAAGTGCAGGGAAATCTACTGCAACTATTTCAAGAACATTAGCTTCTATTAGAGCGTTTTGTCAGTATCTTATACATCAACAAGTGCTGAGTGAGAATCCTGCACATATAATTGCCCTCCCTAAGATTGATAAAAAAGTCCCTAAAATTTTAACTGAGGCTCAAATTACTTGTTTGCTAGATCAACCCAACGTAAATGATATAAAAGGGATTAGAGATCGTGCAATGTTAGAATTACTCTATGCAACAGGGATTAGGGTTTCGGAACTAATAGGTCTTAGAGTAACAGATATTAATTTGCAGCAAGGTTATATTATTTGCAGAGATTCTCAAAAAGAACGGACTATTCCTATTGGTAAGTCTGCTATTACCGCACTTAATCAATATATTGTACAAGTTAGACATGTACTATTAAGAGAACATGCAGATAATTGTCTATTTGTTAACTGTAATGGGCAACGGATGACAAGACAAGGATTTTGGAAAATCTTAAAGAACTATTCTAAAGCACTTAATATTGCAGAAGATATTACACCACACATGTTAAGACATTCTTTTGCAGCACATTTAGTTCAAAATGGTGCTAACTTAAAGTCAGTTCAGCAGATGTTAGGACACTCCGATATTTCGACAACACAAGTTTATATGCAGCTCAATAAAGAAACAGAAGAGCTTAAGGATATTTATAACAAGTCACATCCAAGGGCTTAG
- a CDS encoding uracil-xanthine permease family protein: MEQINISKKLILGLQHVLAMFGATVLVPILTGLDPGIALLCAGIGTLVFHSVTKGIVPVFLGSSFAFISAIAITLQAYGIGVVKGGIIATGLVYVIMAGVIKLAGVERVKSFFPPIVVGPIIMVIGLRLSPVAINMIGYSPIVEQNPDAQKMAEILTSNGFQIDSAIFNNVSGVFRIPFQGLLVATIVIVTMIIVSIFAKGFFKMVPILISVIVGYLAAMVFGMVDIAAIVDAPWFGFSDLGTEHLFTLPKFTWEAAIAIAPIALVVFIEHIGDITTNGAVVGKNFFDNPGVHRTLLGDGLATMAAGLLGGPANTTYGENTGVLAVTKVYDPNVIRIAAVFAIVLSLFGKFTAIIQTIPTPVMGGISIILFGMIASVGVRTLVDAQLDFTHSRNLIIAAIIFVTGISIDNIAVVGTITISGLAIAALIGVVLNKVLPQDI; this comes from the coding sequence ATGGAACAAATTAACATTAGTAAAAAGCTTATCCTTGGTCTGCAACACGTACTCGCAATGTTTGGTGCAACAGTACTGGTACCTATTTTAACGGGGCTAGACCCAGGGATTGCACTGCTTTGTGCCGGGATAGGAACTTTAGTATTTCACAGTGTTACAAAAGGTATAGTTCCTGTGTTTTTAGGATCAAGTTTTGCATTTATTTCAGCTATTGCTATTACATTACAAGCCTATGGCATTGGTGTAGTAAAGGGGGGGATTATTGCAACTGGACTCGTTTATGTTATAATGGCAGGAGTTATTAAACTAGCAGGTGTTGAAAGAGTAAAATCATTTTTTCCACCTATCGTAGTAGGCCCTATCATTATGGTTATAGGCCTTAGACTTAGTCCTGTTGCAATTAACATGATAGGCTATTCACCTATTGTAGAGCAGAACCCAGATGCACAGAAGATGGCTGAAATACTAACAAGTAATGGTTTTCAAATAGACAGCGCAATCTTCAATAATGTTTCTGGTGTTTTTAGAATTCCTTTTCAAGGTCTTTTAGTAGCGACTATCGTTATTGTTACCATGATTATTGTATCTATATTTGCAAAAGGTTTTTTTAAGATGGTACCTATTCTAATTTCTGTAATTGTAGGCTATTTAGCAGCAATGGTATTTGGTATGGTTGATATAGCAGCTATTGTTGATGCCCCTTGGTTTGGTTTTTCAGACTTAGGAACTGAGCATCTTTTCACTCTTCCTAAATTTACTTGGGAAGCGGCTATTGCAATTGCACCTATTGCACTTGTTGTTTTTATTGAACATATAGGAGATATTACAACAAATGGTGCTGTAGTTGGCAAAAACTTTTTTGATAATCCAGGGGTCCATAGAACACTGCTTGGAGATGGACTTGCAACAATGGCAGCGGGACTTTTAGGTGGCCCGGCAAATACTACATATGGTGAAAATACAGGCGTACTTGCAGTGACCAAAGTATATGATCCAAATGTTATAAGAATAGCTGCTGTTTTTGCAATAGTACTTAGTTTGTTTGGTAAGTTCACAGCAATTATTCAGACGATACCTACGCCTGTTATGGGAGGAATCAGTATTATTTTATTTGGAATGATTGCGAGTGTTGGTGTAAGAACGTTAGTTGATGCACAACTTGATTTTACGCATAGCAGAAATTTAATTATTGCAGCGATTATTTTCGTTACAGGAATTAGTATTGATAATATCGCAGTGGTAGGAACTATAACGATATCAGGACTTGCCATAGCAGCGCTGATAGGAGTTGTTTTAAATAAAGTGTTGCCACAAGATATTTAG
- a CDS encoding DivIVA domain-containing protein, which produces MLSPVDIQNKVFKKSKIGGYNVEEVNDFVEEVIRSYQELINENYALKDKMNILNESIQYYRTMEATIQNVLVLADKTAQDTKSAAYEKAEQIKKDAEQRAEKMIFSAEERVSRILEKGRQEAFELDQNIEAIKRQYKGYKIQFNQILQAQLEIIENNEDKSLAKEDDLFKETPTVTEEEKDLLTGFEPLNLDEDNKFYTKEYMPICDEELA; this is translated from the coding sequence ATGTTATCACCAGTTGATATACAAAATAAAGTATTTAAAAAGAGTAAGATAGGCGGTTATAACGTAGAAGAAGTTAATGATTTTGTCGAGGAGGTCATTAGATCTTATCAAGAACTTATTAATGAAAATTATGCACTTAAAGATAAAATGAATATACTTAATGAAAGTATTCAATACTACAGAACTATGGAAGCCACTATACAGAATGTGTTGGTTTTAGCAGATAAAACAGCGCAGGATACCAAGAGTGCTGCCTATGAAAAAGCAGAGCAAATTAAAAAGGATGCAGAGCAAAGGGCCGAGAAAATGATTTTCTCAGCAGAAGAGCGTGTGAGCAGGATTTTAGAAAAAGGAAGGCAAGAAGCATTTGAACTTGATCAAAATATAGAGGCAATTAAAAGACAATATAAAGGATATAAAATACAATTCAATCAAATCCTACAAGCTCAACTTGAAATTATTGAAAATAATGAAGACAAGTCTTTGGCTAAAGAAGATGACCTATTTAAGGAGACACCAACTGTTACTGAGGAAGAAAAAGATCTTTTAACTGGGTTTGAACCGCTCAATTTAGATGAGGATAATAAGTTTTATACTAAAGAATATATGCCTATTTGTGATGAGGAGTTAGCATGA
- the pyrR gene encoding bifunctional pyr operon transcriptional regulator/uracil phosphoribosyltransferase PyrR — translation MEEQKILLDEAAMNRALTRIAHEIIEANKGARDIVLVGIETRGVPLAKILSEKIKLIENTDVPVEKINITFYRDDLEKKFSQPITGESIINSNINGKTIILVDDVIYTGRTVRAAMDALMDIGRPSYIKLATLIDRGHRELPIRSDFVGKNIPTSKKEIVHVHIKEIDGDNIVLLEIKN, via the coding sequence ATGGAAGAACAAAAAATATTACTCGATGAAGCAGCTATGAATAGAGCGCTAACAAGAATTGCCCATGAGATTATAGAAGCAAATAAAGGGGCAAGGGATATAGTACTTGTAGGAATTGAAACGAGAGGCGTGCCACTTGCCAAAATATTATCTGAGAAGATAAAACTGATTGAAAATACTGATGTGCCTGTAGAAAAAATAAATATTACTTTTTATCGTGATGATTTAGAAAAAAAATTTTCCCAGCCTATTACTGGAGAAAGTATCATTAATTCAAATATTAATGGGAAAACTATTATTCTTGTAGACGATGTCATTTATACAGGAAGGACTGTTCGGGCGGCGATGGATGCACTTATGGATATTGGAAGACCAAGCTATATTAAACTTGCGACACTTATAGATAGAGGGCATCGAGAACTGCCTATTCGCTCAGATTTCGTAGGTAAAAATATACCGACATCTAAAAAAGAGATCGTCCATGTTCATATTAAAGAAATAGATGGCGATAATATTGTTTTGCTAGAAATTAAAAATTAA
- a CDS encoding cell division protein SepF, which yields MSSFMSKLRNIFSPQDEYDDDELEDMPRESEPINRNIGHTPPISPAKVVSINQSNKMEILNFTMLSYDMTGEICSYIKAKKPIIVNMEKIDQHEMQRAVDYLTGASCALNGSVEKITENIFIFAPEHIHINPEKLKQKNIFQPIV from the coding sequence ATGAGTTCTTTTATGTCAAAACTTAGAAATATATTTTCACCACAAGATGAATATGATGATGACGAATTGGAGGACATGCCAAGGGAAAGTGAACCTATTAATAGAAATATAGGTCATACTCCCCCTATATCTCCAGCAAAAGTGGTTTCAATTAATCAGTCAAATAAAATGGAGATTCTTAATTTTACGATGCTTAGTTACGATATGACGGGAGAAATATGCTCCTATATTAAAGCTAAAAAGCCTATTATTGTAAATATGGAGAAAATTGATCAACATGAAATGCAAAGAGCAGTTGATTATTTAACAGGAGCAAGTTGTGCCTTAAATGGTTCAGTAGAAAAAATTACTGAGAATATATTTATCTTTGCACCTGAACATATTCATATTAATCCAGAGAAACTTAAACAAAAAAATATATTTCAGCCAATAGTGTAG